A stretch of the Capsicum annuum cultivar UCD-10X-F1 chromosome 8, UCD10Xv1.1, whole genome shotgun sequence genome encodes the following:
- the LOC107839315 gene encoding phospholipase A1 PLIP1, chloroplastic isoform X1, with the protein MACSCVSIMNSPVNKSSKDAWMEQDYFRRSFSSKGSREKARMRRSYSENHLTCRASRIQSTETQPKLNSSSTGGPFKLQLSSSFLPDSLRSFLFDIETSKDINIEGVIFETRHDHDRENDGMEAEGETRRSNWIRRLVELRRNWIEKQKKNDAEILEEYMENSGGDCEEEGCEVDYEEEEDAADEMNVDRESFSGLLRRVSWSDSKLFSKLAFLCNMAYVIPEIKATDLERCYGLDFVTSSLVKKAEAMAIKAKFDKDSVRVPVPSSDNSVPNPDKTEETEHKRLPQPLVAYDIAASAASYVHSRAKDLFSVGSESKLVVDDATLGVNKRCSADEKDNSSQRVHKSEMAAYVAASTMTTMVAADEKQKLEAARDLQSLQSSPCEWFICDDLTTYTRSFVIQGSDSLASWKANLFFEPSKFEETDVLVHRGIYEAAKGIYDQFMPEIMEHLRRFGDKAKFQFTGHSLGGSLSLLVNLMLLTRKVVKPSSLLPVVTFGSPFVFCGGQKVLNDLGLDENHVQCVMMHRDIVPRAFSCNYPNHVAQVLKRLNSTFRSHPCLNKNKLLYSPMGKIFIIQPDEKSSTPHPLLPPGSGIYSLDSLHCAFTRRAFRAFLNSPHPLEILSDPTAYGSGGTILRDHDSSNYLKAVNSIIRQRTKLIVRRVRKQRNLIWPLLASQSPHAWSYERNIEARGILRKEIISSV; encoded by the exons ATGGCGTGCAGTTGTGTGTCCATAATGAACTCACCTGTGAATAAAAGCTCTAAAGATGCGTGGATGGAGCAAGACTACTTTCGGAGGTCCTTTTCGAGCAAAGGGAGTCGTGAAAAGGCTCGAATGAGAAGATCGTATTCTGAAAACCACCTGACTTGTCGTGCAAGTCGTATCCAGAGTACAGAAACACAGCCAAAATTGAATAGTAGTTCTACAGGAGGTCCATTTAAACTTCAGCTGTCAAGTTCGTTCCTCCCTGATTCTCTTCGGTCATTCCTGTTTGATATCGAGACCAGTAAGGATATCAACATAGAGGGCGTTATCTTTGAGACTCGTCATGATCATGATCGAGAGAATGATGGGATGGAGGCTGAGGGAGAGACAAGAAGGTCCAATTGGATTCGAAGGCTTGTGGAGCTAAGGAGAAATTGGATAGAGAAACAGAAGAAGAATGATGCAGAGATACTTGAAGAATACATGGAAAATAGCGGTGGAGACTGCGAGGAGGAAGGTTGTGAAGTAGACTATGAGGAGGAGGAGGATGCAGCTGACGAGATGAATGTGGATAGAGAATCATTCTCCGGGTTGTTAAGGCGAGTCTCCTGGTCAGATTCCAAGCTTTTCTCTAAGCTGGCTTTCTTGTGCAACATGGCTTATGTTATTCCCGAGATCAAG GCCACAGATTTAGAAAGATGCTATGGTTTGGACTTCGTAACATCTTCCTTGGTGAAAAAAGCAGAAGCTATGGCTATCAAAGCCAAGTTCGACAAGGATTCAGTTCGTGTTCCAGTTCCATCATCAGATAATTCAGTGCCTAATCCAGATAAAACAGAGGAAACTGAGCACAAGCGTCTACCTCAGCCATTAGTTGCTTATGATATAGCAGCTTCGGCAGCATCTTATGTCCATTCCCGTGCTAAGGACCTTTTTTCAGTTGGCAGTGAGTCAAAATTGGTAGTTGATGATGCGACCTTGGGAGTTAACAAACGGTGCTCAGCAGATGAAAAAGATAACTCTTCACAAAGAGTACACAAGTCAGAGATGGCTGCATATGTAGCTGCATCAACAATGACAACAATGGTTGCTGCTGATGAGAAACAAAAGCTGGAGGCAGCGAGGGACCTTCAATCACTTCAATCCTCACCTTGCGAGTGGTTTATTTGTGATGACTTAACCACATATACTCGTTCTTTTGTTATTCAG GGATCAGACTCATTGGCGTCATGGAAGGCAAATCTCTTCTTTGAACCAAGCAAATTTGAG GAAACGGATGTGTTGGTTCATCGAGGAATTTATGAAGCTGCAAAAGGAATTTATGACCAATTCATGCCAGAGATAATGGAGCATCTGCGAAGGTTTGGCGACAAGGCAAAGTTTCAATTTACTGGCCACTCTCTTGGAGGAAGCCTCTCACTTCTGGTCAACTTGATGCTGCTAACTCGGAAGGTCGTCAAACCATCCTCTCTTCTACCAGTTGTCACTTTTGGATCACCATTTGTGTTCTGTGGTGGTCAAAAGGTGCTCAATGATTTGGGTTTGGATGAGAATCATGTGCAGTGTGTGATGATGCATAGAGACATTGTTCCGAGGGCATTTTCATGCAACTACCCAAACCATGTGGCCCAAGTCCTCAAACGTTTAAATAGTACATTCAGATCCCATCCTTGTCTGAATAAGAAT AAACTGTTATACTCGCCAATGGGAAAGATATTCATCATCCAGCCTGATGAGAAGTCATCTACCCCTCACCCTTTGCTTCCTCCAGGCAGTGGCATTTATTCTCTAGACAGCCTCCATTGTGCATTTACTAGGAGAGCTTTCAGAGCCTTCCTGAATTCTCCGCACCCATTAGAAATTCTAAGTGACCCTACAGCATATGGTTCTGGAGGTACAATTCTCAGAGACCATGACTCGAGCAATTATCTGAAGGCTGTGAACAGCATTATAAGGCAACGCACAAAACTAATTGTACGGAGAGTGAGAAAACAGAGGAATCTGATTTGGCCGTTATTGGCTTCACAATCTCCACATGCCTGGAGCTATGAGCGCAACATAGAAGCTAGAGGAATACTAAGAAAGGAAATAATCTCAAGTGTTTGA
- the LOC107839315 gene encoding phospholipase A1 PLIP1, chloroplastic isoform X2 yields the protein MACSCVSIMNSPVNKSSKDAWMEQDYFRRSFSSKGSREKARMRRSYSENHLTCRASRIQSTETQPKLNSSSTGGPFKLQLSSSFLPDSLRSFLFDIETSKDINIEGVIFETRHDHDRENDGMEAEGETRRSNWIRRLVELRRNWIEKQKKNDAEILEEYMENSGGDCEEEGCEVDYEEEEDAADEMNVDRESFSGLLRRVSWSDSKLFSKLAFLCNMAYVIPEIKATDLERCYGLDFVTSSLVKKAEAMAIKAKFDKDSVRVPVPSSDNSVPNPDKTEETEHKRLPQPLVAYDIAASAASYVHSRAKDLFSVGSESKLVVDDATLGVNKRCSADEKDNSSQRVHKSEMAAYVAASTMTTMVAADEKQKLEAARDLQSLQSSPCEWFICDDLTTYTRSFVIQGSDSLASWKANLFFEPSKFEETDVLVHRGIYEAAKGIYDQFMPEIMEHLRRFGDKAKFQFTGHSLGGSLSLLVNLMLLTRKVVKPSSLLPVVTFGSPFVFCGGQKVLNDLGLDENHVQCVMMHRDIVPRAFSCNYPNHVAQVLKRLNSTFRSHPCLNKNATDSLASWRANLFFELRKFEEMDVLVHRGIYEYDQFMPEIMEQLQRFGDKARQSFNLLAILLEEASHFWST from the exons ATGGCGTGCAGTTGTGTGTCCATAATGAACTCACCTGTGAATAAAAGCTCTAAAGATGCGTGGATGGAGCAAGACTACTTTCGGAGGTCCTTTTCGAGCAAAGGGAGTCGTGAAAAGGCTCGAATGAGAAGATCGTATTCTGAAAACCACCTGACTTGTCGTGCAAGTCGTATCCAGAGTACAGAAACACAGCCAAAATTGAATAGTAGTTCTACAGGAGGTCCATTTAAACTTCAGCTGTCAAGTTCGTTCCTCCCTGATTCTCTTCGGTCATTCCTGTTTGATATCGAGACCAGTAAGGATATCAACATAGAGGGCGTTATCTTTGAGACTCGTCATGATCATGATCGAGAGAATGATGGGATGGAGGCTGAGGGAGAGACAAGAAGGTCCAATTGGATTCGAAGGCTTGTGGAGCTAAGGAGAAATTGGATAGAGAAACAGAAGAAGAATGATGCAGAGATACTTGAAGAATACATGGAAAATAGCGGTGGAGACTGCGAGGAGGAAGGTTGTGAAGTAGACTATGAGGAGGAGGAGGATGCAGCTGACGAGATGAATGTGGATAGAGAATCATTCTCCGGGTTGTTAAGGCGAGTCTCCTGGTCAGATTCCAAGCTTTTCTCTAAGCTGGCTTTCTTGTGCAACATGGCTTATGTTATTCCCGAGATCAAG GCCACAGATTTAGAAAGATGCTATGGTTTGGACTTCGTAACATCTTCCTTGGTGAAAAAAGCAGAAGCTATGGCTATCAAAGCCAAGTTCGACAAGGATTCAGTTCGTGTTCCAGTTCCATCATCAGATAATTCAGTGCCTAATCCAGATAAAACAGAGGAAACTGAGCACAAGCGTCTACCTCAGCCATTAGTTGCTTATGATATAGCAGCTTCGGCAGCATCTTATGTCCATTCCCGTGCTAAGGACCTTTTTTCAGTTGGCAGTGAGTCAAAATTGGTAGTTGATGATGCGACCTTGGGAGTTAACAAACGGTGCTCAGCAGATGAAAAAGATAACTCTTCACAAAGAGTACACAAGTCAGAGATGGCTGCATATGTAGCTGCATCAACAATGACAACAATGGTTGCTGCTGATGAGAAACAAAAGCTGGAGGCAGCGAGGGACCTTCAATCACTTCAATCCTCACCTTGCGAGTGGTTTATTTGTGATGACTTAACCACATATACTCGTTCTTTTGTTATTCAG GGATCAGACTCATTGGCGTCATGGAAGGCAAATCTCTTCTTTGAACCAAGCAAATTTGAG GAAACGGATGTGTTGGTTCATCGAGGAATTTATGAAGCTGCAAAAGGAATTTATGACCAATTCATGCCAGAGATAATGGAGCATCTGCGAAGGTTTGGCGACAAGGCAAAGTTTCAATTTACTGGCCACTCTCTTGGAGGAAGCCTCTCACTTCTGGTCAACTTGATGCTGCTAACTCGGAAGGTCGTCAAACCATCCTCTCTTCTACCAGTTGTCACTTTTGGATCACCATTTGTGTTCTGTGGTGGTCAAAAGGTGCTCAATGATTTGGGTTTGGATGAGAATCATGTGCAGTGTGTGATGATGCATAGAGACATTGTTCCGAGGGCATTTTCATGCAACTACCCAAACCATGTGGCCCAAGTCCTCAAACGTTTAAATAGTACATTCAGATCCCATCCTTGTCTGAATAAGAAT GCTACAGACTCATTGGCGTCATGGCGGGCAAATCTCTTCTTTGAACTCAGAAAATTTGAG GAAATGGATGTGTTGGTTCATCGAGGAATTTATGAATATGACCAATTCATGCCAGAGATAATGGAGCAACTGCAGAGGTTTGGCGACAAGGCAAGGCAAAGTTTCAATTTACTGGCCATTCTCTTGGAGGAAGCCTCTCACTTCTGGTCAACTTAA